A single Tissierella sp. DNA region contains:
- a CDS encoding DUF2089 domain-containing protein: MKREVLGKCPVCGDELYVTKLSCHKCHTHIEGDFSLCKFCKLTDEQKKFVEIFIKSRGNIKEIEKEMGISYPTVRGKLENVIEALGYSPKYTEPSIDKKEVLKKLNSGEITSDEAIKLLQGEE; the protein is encoded by the coding sequence ATGAAAAGAGAAGTATTAGGTAAATGTCCTGTATGTGGTGATGAACTTTATGTAACAAAACTTAGCTGTCATAAATGCCATACCCATATAGAAGGAGACTTTTCTCTTTGCAAATTTTGTAAACTAACAGATGAGCAAAAGAAATTTGTGGAAATATTTATAAAAAGTAGAGGGAACATAAAGGAAATTGAAAAGGAGATGGGTATTTCCTATCCGACTGTTAGAGGGAAGCTGGAAAATGTAATTGAAGCTTTAGGATATAGTCCTAAGTACACAGAACCTTCTATTGATAAAAAAGAAGTTTTGAAAAAATTAAATAGTGGTGAAATAACATCTGATGAAGCTATAAAGCTACTTCAGGGCGAAGAATAG
- a CDS encoding DUF5711 family protein — translation MEESKKSNHKGFKIFIAIFLVLSLIFLKEENQTKIIKFLDSFSGGEKVLKLVDSFTIHDDIMNINIYDGTIVKWDNSKLTYLKTDGTIVLEKEFNFDIPFIYYGDKYIYVGDKSTGDIYSLDSKGETIDRLQLNKEIFNIKESHGNFIYHTKSLTGESINILDKDGILIGNYSFEDKNILEYTTNSSGSKHSLALLDLNGEVLKTQIHLFGEDKESLGSIDIENEITVYLGFVLEDELIALTDKSLYFIKDGKIMLKKQFDLIKDIYLGKEEIYILYSNYLEVIDFDGRTQHKIGFTQEYNKLIPFDNRVLIYGDNNLELVEGKEHILKHNEDFQDIFVGKGQILIWGSDEIKTYEVSNKK, via the coding sequence ATGGAAGAAAGTAAAAAAAGTAACCATAAAGGCTTTAAAATATTTATTGCCATATTTCTTGTTCTTAGTTTGATTTTTTTGAAAGAAGAAAATCAAACTAAAATAATTAAATTTCTTGATTCTTTTAGTGGTGGAGAGAAAGTATTAAAGCTAGTAGACTCATTTACAATTCATGACGATATCATGAATATAAATATCTATGATGGAACTATTGTTAAATGGGATAATAGTAAATTAACATATTTAAAAACAGATGGTACAATTGTTTTGGAGAAAGAATTTAATTTTGATATACCCTTTATATATTATGGAGATAAGTATATCTATGTGGGAGATAAGTCTACAGGAGATATTTATTCCTTAGATAGTAAGGGTGAGACCATAGATAGATTACAGTTAAATAAAGAAATATTTAACATAAAGGAAAGTCATGGAAATTTTATTTATCATACAAAATCACTTACTGGAGAAAGTATTAATATCTTAGATAAAGATGGGATATTGATTGGCAATTATTCTTTTGAGGATAAAAACATTCTTGAATATACAACAAATAGTAGTGGATCTAAACATTCACTAGCTTTATTGGACTTAAATGGCGAAGTATTAAAAACTCAAATACATTTATTTGGAGAAGATAAAGAAAGTCTAGGTTCTATAGATATAGAAAATGAAATAACTGTATATCTTGGATTTGTCTTAGAAGATGAATTAATTGCATTAACAGATAAATCACTTTATTTTATAAAAGATGGTAAAATAATGTTGAAGAAACAATTTGATTTAATAAAAGATATTTACTTAGGTAAAGAAGAAATATATATTTTGTATAGCAATTATTTAGAAGTTATAGATTTTGATGGTAGAACTCAGCACAAAATTGGCTTTACTCAAGAGTATAATAAATTGATTCCATTTGATAATAGGGTATTGATTTATGGAGATAATAATCTAGAATTAGTAGAAGGTAAGGAACATATATTAAAGCATAATGAAGATTTCCAAGATATTTTTGTAGGGAAAGGACAAATATTAATATGGGGATCAGATGAAATAAAGACATATGAAGTTTCAAATAAAAAATAG